A single genomic interval of Electrophorus electricus isolate fEleEle1 chromosome 4, fEleEle1.pri, whole genome shotgun sequence harbors:
- the herpud1 gene encoding homocysteine-responsive endoplasmic reticulum-resident ubiquitin-like domain member 1 protein encodes MDDSMASDKETISLVIKTPNQVHGDQLIEGVDINWVVKDLKNHLAKVYPSKPAANEQRLIYSGKLLPDHLHIRDAFRETDVVPTLHLVCAYRPEPASQLGARPKVRSVEQQQPAPTQQRADLAAPVPSVPAAPSTTNLRQRGHPGPAVPAATLSASGAGASTPEPRPAEMTHPAFPTYSLYSPQQLLWLQHVYARQYYMQYHAAMAAAASAPVSPAPAAASLPVAAHQAAVPAALPNQGAIDNLPANHNAPDPAFINPEGANQNLRMNAQGGPVMEDEEDMERDWLDWVYTASRFAVFLSIVYFYSNLSRFILVMSSLILIYLHTTGWFPFRPRAQPRPANHPAPEVIQNQQNQDQDRQPEPVVPNPEESEADGEGVGGVEQPPMTAVPVSPVRPPVLWTAWLFFKAFFASLVPEVPQGMAN; translated from the exons ATGGATGATTCTATGGCGTCCGATAAAGAGACTATTTCACTTGTGATTAAAACGCCCAATCAAGTGCACGGCGACCAGTTAATCGAGGGTGTGGACATTAACTGGGTGGTAAAGGATCTGAAAAATCATTTGGCAAAGGTGTATCCATCCAAACCA GCTGCAAACGAACAGAGGCTCATCTACTCAGGCAAACTGCTTCCAGACCACCTGCACATCAGAGATGCTTTTAGAGAA ACGGACGTTGTTCCCACTCTTCACCTCGTGTGTGCTTATAGACCTGAGCCTGCTTCTCAGCTCGGGGCCAGACCCAAG GTCAGATCAGTAGAGCAGCAGCAGCCGGCACCAacccagcagagagcagatctTGCCGCCCCAGTGCCATCTGTGCCTGCTGCGCCCTCCACCACCAACCTGAGACAGCGGGGTCACCCTGGCCCTGCTGTGCCCGCTGCAACATTGTCGGCCTCGGGCGCTGGCGCCAGCACACCCGA GCCAAGACCAGCAGAGATGACCCATCCAGCTTTCCCTACCTACTCTCTCTACAGTCCACAGCAGCTGCTCTGGCTGCAGCACGTCTATGCGCGCCAGTACTACATGCAGTA CCACGCAGCCATGGCGGCCGCTGCCTCTGCTCCCGTCAGCCCTGCCCCTGCTGCTGCCTCCCTCCCCGTTGCTGCCCACCAGGCCGCTGTACCTGCGGCCCTGCCCAATCAGGGTGCGATAGACAACCTGCCGGCCAATCACAACGCTCCAGACCCAGCGTTCATTAACCCGGAAGGGGCGAATCAGAACCTGCGCATGAACGCGCAGGGCGGGCCAGtgatggaggatgaggaggacatGGAGCGGGATTGGCTGGACTGGGTGTACACCGCCTCCCGATTTGCAGTGTTCCTGAGCATCGTTTACTTCTATTCCAACCTGAGTCGCTTTATCCTGGTGATGAGCAGCCTGATCCTGATCTacct GCACACCACAGGCTGGTTCCCGTTCAGACCGAGAGCTCAGCCCAGGCCTGCAAACCATCCAGCACCAGAGGTCATTCAGAACCAGCAGAACCAGGACCAGGATAGACAGCCAGAACCG GTGGTGCCCAATCCTGAGGAGAGTGAAGCAGATGGGGAAGGTGTAGGTGGAGTCGAGCAGCCGCCCATGACGGCGGTCCCCGTGTCCCCGGTCAGACCCCCTGTCCTCTGGACAGCCTGGCTCTTCTTTAAAGCCTTCTTTGCGTCTCTCGTCCCCGAGGTTCCCCAGGGGATGGCCAACTGA